One genomic segment of Candidatus Paceibacterota bacterium includes these proteins:
- the radC gene encoding DNA repair protein RadC — protein MTYILKDNDLIADAAIATSFAQANAQQGGFKGKMKQYILKVRDMPDEEKPREKLLESGPAGLTIQELLAVVLTTGTVKEEVMSMSRRVVKEYGTQAFISQTDPKKLSEDLDIPIVKACQIVACGELGRRFYKKNTAGLAIIRTPEEAYEYLREMATLPKEHLRGIYLDTHHRVIHDEVISIGTINSNIIHPREVFKPAVEYGAAAVILAHNHPSGIVTPSEADIEITKQLIEAGKIVGINLLDHIILTKNGFTSVEAEY, from the coding sequence ATGACATATATACTTAAAGACAATGATTTAATTGCCGATGCAGCTATTGCCACTAGCTTTGCCCAAGCTAATGCTCAGCAAGGAGGGTTTAAGGGTAAAATGAAACAATACATACTCAAGGTTAGGGACATGCCTGACGAAGAAAAGCCTCGGGAAAAGCTACTCGAGTCTGGCCCAGCCGGGCTTACCATCCAGGAGCTTTTAGCGGTTGTTTTGACTACGGGTACAGTCAAGGAAGAAGTGATGTCCATGTCTAGAAGGGTGGTCAAAGAATACGGCACCCAAGCATTTATTAGCCAAACAGACCCAAAAAAGCTTTCAGAAGATTTAGATATACCTATTGTCAAAGCCTGCCAGATCGTGGCTTGTGGAGAGCTCGGTCGCAGATTTTATAAAAAAAATACTGCAGGATTGGCCATTATTCGGACTCCAGAAGAAGCCTATGAATATTTAAGAGAAATGGCTACTCTGCCTAAAGAGCATTTACGCGGCATTTATCTGGATACTCACCATCGGGTGATTCATGACGAGGTGATCTCTATCGGCACTATCAATTCCAACATCATCCACCCACGAGAAGTTTTCAAACCGGCTGTCGAATACGGTGCCGCCGCTGTCATCCTAGCTCACAATCATCCCTCTGGTATCGTCACTCCAAGCGAAGCAGATATTGAAATCACCAAGCAGCTTATAGAAGCTGGTAAGATTGTAGGGATAAATTTGCTTGATCATATTATTTTAACCAAAAACGGTTTTACTAGTGTCGAAGCGGAATATTAA
- the rsmI gene encoding 16S rRNA (cytidine(1402)-2'-O)-methyltransferase — translation MSTLYIVATPIGNLEDITFRAVRILGEVDLILCEDTRQTRKLLNHYSVQTPTMSYHSQSSLSKVDVIIKMLAEGKNLALVSDAGTPTISDPGVLLVSEVKKALGDKILAGEISIMPIPGPNAAIATLSASGLPSSDFLFLGFLPHKKGRETLFKEIGASERTVVFYESPHRIMKTLASLGEHCASDQIVVIGRELTKMFEEIITGSPAELATYFESNPDKCRGEMVVAVGRLLGKKSRASDF, via the coding sequence ATGTCTACCCTTTACATTGTCGCCACCCCGATAGGGAATCTAGAAGATATTACTTTTCGGGCGGTGCGCATTCTGGGGGAGGTGGATTTGATTTTATGTGAAGACACACGCCAGACCCGTAAACTTCTCAATCATTACAGCGTACAGACGCCAACGATGAGCTATCACAGCCAGAGCTCTCTTTCAAAGGTGGACGTGATTATCAAAATGTTGGCGGAAGGAAAAAATCTGGCTTTGGTTTCCGATGCGGGTACGCCGACTATTTCTGACCCGGGTGTCCTGCTTGTATCCGAGGTTAAAAAGGCTTTAGGGGATAAAATTTTAGCTGGAGAAATTTCCATTATGCCTATCCCTGGTCCAAACGCCGCAATTGCTACTTTGTCCGCCAGCGGTCTCCCTAGCTCGGACTTTCTTTTCCTCGGGTTTCTGCCTCACAAAAAGGGCCGCGAAACGCTTTTTAAAGAAATCGGGGCCAGTGAGCGGACTGTCGTTTTTTATGAGTCACCCCATCGTATTATGAAGACCTTGGCTTCGCTTGGCGAGCACTGCGCCTCAGACCAGATCGTGGTCATCGGACGTGAGCTGACCAAAATGTTTGAAGAGATAATTACCGGTTCACCAGCCGAGCTCGCAACCTATTTTGAAAGTAACCCCGATAAATGCAGAGGAGAGATGGTGGTGGCGGTAGGTAGATTGTTGGGCAAAAAATCGCGAGCTTCAGATTTTTAA
- a CDS encoding type IV secretion system DNA-binding domain-containing protein: MARENIVTYFAETDARNKRIPFGIKREDRSRHMYVIGKTGMGKSTLLENMAVQDIRNGEGFCFIDPHGKSADLLLEYVPQERIKDVLYLAPFDMEFPISFNVMEDVGPDKRHLVANGLMSAFKKIWVDAWSARMEYILNNILLALLEYPDSTLIGVNRMLADKEYRNKVVANITDPSVKAFWTEEYAKYTEKFAAEAAPAIQNKIGQFISNPLVRNIIGQPKSTFDIRKLMDERKILIINLSKGRMGESNANLLGSMLITKIYLAAMSRADLGEEEMKGVPHFYLYVDEFQNFANESFADILSEARKYKLDLAVAHQYIEQMSEEVRAAVFGNVGTMVTFRVGAYDAEVLEKEFAPQFTAEDLVNLGRYQLYLKLMIDGVSSSPFSATTIPPIKKPEKMYVREIMEMSRSTYARPRVDVEDEIRRWHTEKSASVAAQSGYGGRESAPGGGKGGDRENTRREGQARDLPPRVNTKESWHRDNQPAKPVQPKPVGQMPQQSQQPERLIRENNSPRAMDERVAKETELRKALSLDHLKPKEVPKNNVKNTQKNPSQQNMSALRDALLAVMKQPPQAEKPSQSIQKTENPSSKNPEPPKEPSKESPKKNPPKEVPEDVLNNLLKMDDK; this comes from the coding sequence ATGGCTCGTGAAAATATTGTCACTTATTTTGCTGAAACGGATGCCCGCAATAAGCGTATTCCTTTTGGCATAAAGCGCGAGGATCGGTCGCGTCATATGTACGTCATCGGAAAGACGGGTATGGGAAAGTCGACGCTCCTCGAAAATATGGCTGTACAGGATATTCGCAATGGCGAAGGTTTTTGTTTTATTGACCCTCACGGCAAGTCAGCCGATCTTCTCCTCGAATATGTCCCTCAGGAGCGGATCAAGGACGTGCTCTACCTGGCGCCTTTTGATATGGAGTTCCCAATTTCTTTTAATGTCATGGAAGATGTCGGCCCGGACAAACGGCATCTTGTGGCCAACGGACTGATGAGTGCCTTTAAAAAAATCTGGGTGGATGCCTGGTCTGCCCGCATGGAGTATATTTTGAATAATATTTTGTTAGCCCTGCTCGAGTATCCGGACTCGACTCTCATCGGCGTAAACAGAATGCTCGCGGACAAGGAATATCGCAATAAGGTGGTGGCCAATATTACCGATCCATCAGTGAAAGCCTTTTGGACAGAGGAGTACGCGAAATACACGGAGAAATTTGCGGCTGAAGCGGCGCCGGCCATCCAAAATAAAATTGGACAATTTATTTCCAATCCGTTGGTGCGCAATATTATTGGCCAGCCAAAGTCTACTTTTGATATCCGCAAGCTGATGGACGAAAGAAAAATCCTGATCATCAACCTTTCTAAAGGAAGAATGGGGGAATCCAACGCCAACTTGCTGGGCAGCATGCTCATTACTAAAATCTACCTAGCGGCGATGTCGCGAGCGGATCTGGGTGAAGAAGAAATGAAAGGGGTTCCGCATTTTTATCTCTATGTGGATGAGTTTCAAAACTTTGCTAATGAATCTTTTGCGGATATTCTTTCTGAAGCCCGTAAATACAAGCTTGATTTGGCTGTGGCTCACCAATACATCGAGCAGATGAGTGAGGAAGTGCGTGCGGCTGTTTTCGGTAACGTGGGTACTATGGTTACTTTTCGCGTGGGAGCTTATGATGCCGAAGTTTTGGAAAAAGAATTTGCGCCGCAATTTACCGCCGAAGATCTGGTCAATCTTGGTCGCTATCAGCTCTATTTAAAACTAATGATTGATGGGGTGAGCTCCTCTCCATTTTCTGCTACTACTATTCCTCCGATCAAAAAGCCCGAAAAGATGTATGTGCGGGAAATCATGGAAATGTCACGCTCTACCTATGCTCGTCCTCGGGTGGATGTGGAGGATGAGATCCGCAGGTGGCATACGGAGAAGAGCGCTTCAGTGGCTGCTCAAAGCGGGTACGGTGGACGTGAGTCTGCACCAGGGGGAGGCAAGGGTGGTGATCGAGAGAACACTCGTCGAGAGGGTCAGGCTAGAGACCTGCCTCCACGCGTCAACACCAAAGAAAGCTGGCATAGAGACAATCAGCCGGCTAAGCCTGTCCAGCCAAAACCTGTAGGACAGATGCCGCAGCAGTCACAGCAGCCAGAGCGTCTGATCAGAGAAAATAATTCTCCACGGGCCATGGATGAAAGGGTAGCCAAAGAAACCGAGCTTCGCAAAGCGCTTTCCCTTGATCATCTTAAGCCAAAAGAAGTGCCTAAAAATAATGTCAAAAATACTCAAAAAAATCCAAGCCAGCAAAACATGTCCGCTTTGCGGGATGCTCTCCTTGCGGTGATGAAGCAACCCCCCCAGGCTGAAAAACCATCGCAGTCAATTCAAAAAACAGAAAATCCTTCAAGTAAAAACCCAGAGCCGCCCAAGGAGCCTTCCAAAGAATCTCCCAAAAAAAATCCTCCTAAAGAGGTGCCTGAAGATGTTTTAAATAATTTATTGAAAATGGATGACAAATAG
- a CDS encoding glycosyltransferase yields MPNKKTPAPVISVIIPTYNGARFIAQTVESVLTQTVGELEIIIVDDNSDEQTKKVLAEIIKNTKRVLVIPSSPDGLNVGPGPSRNLGVQTAKAPLIALIDDDDLWLAKDKLELQITYLNTHPECVLVGTADNDIIDETGKLLIHYHNPVTDSEIRHTALLRNPFINSSVVFRKETFSHVGGFKDMRLAEDYDLWLRMAKFGRVANIQHNLNPQPLTAYRRRPSSVSSQKKKAMAGAILAIVKRYRKDFPLSLLGLAKAYVRLFVIHFQ; encoded by the coding sequence ATGCCAAACAAAAAAACTCCAGCTCCAGTCATCTCCGTTATCATCCCCACCTATAATGGGGCGCGTTTTATTGCCCAGACAGTTGAAAGCGTCCTGACTCAGACAGTCGGAGAGCTTGAAATTATTATTGTGGATGACAACAGTGATGAGCAAACCAAAAAGGTCCTGGCTGAAATTATTAAAAATACTAAACGGGTTCTCGTGATTCCTTCGTCTCCAGATGGTTTAAATGTTGGCCCGGGTCCTTCTCGCAATCTTGGGGTCCAGACCGCTAAAGCTCCCCTCATTGCTTTGATTGATGACGATGATTTGTGGCTGGCCAAAGACAAGCTCGAGCTCCAAATCACTTATCTAAATACCCACCCGGAATGCGTCTTGGTGGGCACCGCAGACAACGACATCATAGATGAGACCGGCAAACTGCTCATCCACTATCACAATCCCGTCACTGACAGTGAAATTCGTCACACCGCTTTGTTGCGCAACCCGTTTATAAATTCATCCGTAGTTTTTCGTAAAGAAACCTTTAGCCATGTCGGGGGCTTCAAAGACATGCGCTTGGCTGAAGACTACGATCTCTGGCTCCGGATGGCTAAGTTTGGAAGAGTGGCCAATATCCAACACAACCTTAACCCACAGCCTCTTACCGCCTACCGGCGACGTCCAAGCTCCGTCAGCAGCCAAAAAAAGAAAGCCATGGCTGGCGCTATCCTGGCTATTGTTAAACGCTATCGTAAGGACTTTCCTCTCTCCCTGCTCGGCCTAGCCAAGGCTTATGTTCGCCTATTTGTCATCCATTTTCAATAA